One genomic window of Osmia bicornis bicornis chromosome 3, iOsmBic2.1, whole genome shotgun sequence includes the following:
- the LOC114879610 gene encoding teneurin-m isoform X7, which yields MCDPTALLDLVPSGGLLKRPSMDYNEYTYCYGGGREIPKNEYNNKNQSSGNSPIKVELQNNMDRVPLPYGHAPSMIPMRRQSIRCHFVKGVDWCSWKLIAMILLMVSLCITAVLAYVVVSSIVNRSYQGTKACTVLVGENADPKTLLSEGNKTSTSSTSSSQSNSRTRQQSSSGGSIKPSASMLEHVYIRKRRDTYNQHALHQTVASSFKPTVQLRSTVVQEDESSPRSSQPSALPLDEDRPGKIVHETAAYTDDPQPNETGSESGSSTTPMGTLLLALNLSDSSVTNLTPTTVASSSSVSVASYSYASSSVSLNRPSETPPGSGIELAYGHDSVIAVTTDPVTPEDVHSTGWTVDSGKVESSTVSEDDVSQHEESTLGIDTLDVENDTVSGVESLLESSTTGSSSVSTPGSTSDIEEPVPPVDESSAENSASEKNTSDNTSDVVKETRELSREDLSTEPDAPPTGLKSSEKSEELQRDYPLPIYNYGQEEVEIVKLNHGGESDTVTKTRLDRTSSFGNSVPRLGQNSDFRVITREESDEEFLREFEKKFREDDTPTDQEEAPKDTHIPPNVPVEPNPPLTQQVKIIEVPVDRSHPSPSSASSASSASSSPHRVLVNITIASSDSSSKPLYVLSVSVPTDGAHQTPEVHQREESGSNVVSNTNDNKLPPPPQPPSSPPPPLWAGGECECSCPCMGSASDEWDNFSAIDENNEHEIVNSSLSVEPNKMAEEEVVKENFSTTEENGGSTDWTTANYDTESSSVDLSCSGSTPLPPEPTILILEGARTFPARSFPPDGTTFAQVGLGQKLSKEIPPYSYWNMQFYQSEAAYVRFDYNIPRGASIGVYARRNALPTHTQYDLLEVLSGFKARTTRASHVSVIPSIKKEVTHYMEPGHWFLSLYNDDGDPQEVSFIAIIAEDMTHNCPNGCSGKGECLLGHCQCNPGFGGEDCSESVCPVLCSQRGEYINGECQCNPGWKGKECSLRHDECEVPDCNGHGHCTNGKCNCVRGYKGKYCEEVDCPHPTCSGHGFCAEGTCICKKGWKGADCSQMDKEALQCLPDCSGHGNFDLETQTCLCEPMWSGDDCSKELCDLDCGPHGHCVDNACDCLPGWSGELCNLKQCDPRCNEHGQCKNGTCLCVTGWNGKHCTMEGCPNSCSGHGQCRVSNDGQWECRCYDGWDGKDCNVLLEQNCNDGRDNDKDGLIDCADPECCSNHICRSSQLCVSAPKPIDILLRKQPPAITASFFERMKFLIDEGSLQNYARQETFNESMFWNHFNTSRSAVVRGRVVTHLGTGLMGVRVSTSTPLEGFTLTRDDGWFDLLVNGGGAVTLQFGRSPFKPQSHIVFVPWNEVVIIDKIVMSTAEEKQPFHVPHACAAHDYDLMKPVVLATWKHGFQGACPDKSAILAESQVIQESLQIPGTGLNLVYHSSRAAGYLSTIQLQLTPEVIPPTLNLIHLRITIEGILFEKIFEADPVIKFTYAWNRLNVYRQRVYGVTTAMVKVGYEYRDCKDIIWDVQTTKLSGHDMSISEVGGWNLDIHHRYNFHEGILQKGDGSNIYLKQKPRVILTTMGDGHQRPLDCYDCDGQASKQRLLAPVALATAPDGSIFVGDFNLVRKILVDGTVRTVVRLNATRVSYRYHIALSPLDGSLYISDPESHQIIRVRDTNDYSDPDHNWETVVGSGERCLPGDEAHCGDGALARDAKLAYPKGVAISADNVLYFADGTNIRMVDRDGIITTVIGNHMHKSHWKPIPCEGTLNVEEVHLRWPTELAINPLDNSLHMIDDHMVLQLAPDGRVKVVAGRPLHCASPSSSFDTELATHATLVMPQSIAFGPSGNLYIAESDSQRINRVRVIGTDGKISPYAGAESKCNCLERGCDCFEADHYLASTSKFNTISAVAVSPDGVVHIGDQANYRIRSVMASIPDASGAREYEIYSPDTQEIYVFNRFGQHVATKNILTGETVYQFTYNVNTSNGKLSTVTDAAGNKVFLLRDYSSQVNSIENTKGQKCRLRMSRMKMLHELSTPDNYNVTFDYHGPTGLLKTKLDSTGRSFVYNYDEFGRLTSAVTPTGKVISLTFDLSLKGAVVKVGQNNRKPISMLIKGSSVVTKVGEAEQRTTVLADGSVGQVTPWAHTVSTDTLPYSVLAEIEPLLGESYPVPAKQRTEIAGDLANRFEWRYFLRKLQSNKNRGNSKSVAQVGRKLRVNGDILLSLEYDRETNSVAVFMDDVELLNVTYDRTARPVKWGPRNGIFSGVELEYDRFSRLTSWTWGDISETYGFDRAGRLYEIKYSDGTSMVYAFKDMFSSLPLKVTTPRGSDYLLQYDEAGALQSLTTPRGHIHAFSLQTSLGFYKYQYYSPMNRHPYEILYNDDGQILAKVYPHQSGKVAYIYDHTGKLETTLAGLSSIHYTYQETTSLVHSIDINEPNFEMRIEYKYHAGIVKDEKIKFGSKSGLDNARYRYQYDGNARISSIEVDINGKQLPQLRLKYNQNLGILEGVGDLRIYRNLFNRSVMQDSSKQFFTVTDYDEHGRVKTVLMNIRSLDVFRMELEYDNRNRIKMRKMLIGKDSMEKEWAKIEKITYNADGHVLEVAETENNWQYAYDENGNVIGVTEHNEKIALGYDSGDRVVQYGDVEFNSYDSRGFVVIRGEHKYRYNSRGQLIHASEHKKFQIWYFYDDRGRLVAWNDDRENITQFFYANPKTPDLITHIHFPKSAKTFRFLYDARNFLMTVETSEQRFYVATDQNGSPIALFDTNGNLIKEMRRTPFGKIIKDTNPDFYLPIDFHGGLLDPITKLVYLNKRLYDPTVGQWMTPAWEQMANELTTPTDIFIYRFRNNDPVNFKQNVEYMTDLSSWLKLYGYDISAMLGSEYMKHMVYQPTATVTSPQLTPDFGVMSGLQCIVNRVHEKFSDLGFVPKPLLKLEPKTRNLLPRVAHRRAVFGEGILVSRIGGRALVSVVDGVNSVVQDVVTSVFNNSYFLPLHFSVHDQDVFYFVKDNALKIRDDMEELRRLGGMFNVSTYETTEHGVGTWKELKLHNPDAAVVIRYGADPEQERHRILKHIHKRAVERAWEIEKQLVMAGFQGRGDWSKEEKDELISRGAVNGYEGVDIHSVHRYPQLADDPGNVAFTRDTKRKRRKSGNRRNRIHRHDS from the exons agATACCGAAGAATGAGTACAACAACAAGAATCAGTCCTCAGGGAATAGTCCAATAAAGGTCGAGCTGCAGAACAACATGGACAG AGTACCTTTACCGTACGGGCACGCGCCCTCAATGATCCCAATGAGGAGACAAAGCATTCGTTGTCATTTTGTGAAAGGGGTTGATTGGTGCAGCTGGAAATTGATCGCAATGATACTGCTTATGGTTTCCTTGTGCATAACAGCAGTGTTGGCCTATGTCGTAG TTTCGAGCATAGTGAACCGGTCTTACCAAGGTACAAAAGCGTGCACGGTGTTGGTGGGCGAGAACGCGGACCCGAAAACTTTATTATCAGAGGGTAACAAGACGTCCACGTCGAGCACGTCGTCGTCGCAGTCGAACAGCAGAACGCGTCAACAATCGTCGTCAGGAGGTAGTATTAAACCGTCGGCTAGCATGTTAGAGCACGTGTACATCCGTAAGCGTAGGGATACGTATAACCAGCATGCGTTGCACCAAACTGTCGCATCATCCTTTAAACCCACCGTACAGCTGCGCTCGACCGTGGTCCAAGAAGACGAATCATCGCCACGGTCTTCGCAGCCATCGGCCCTCCCATTAGACGAGGATCGTCCTGGTAAGATTGTGCATGAAACGGCTGCGTATACGGATGATCCTCAGCCAAATGAAACCGGAAGCGAATCAGGATCGTCTACGACTCCCATGGGGACGTTGCTGCTTGCCCTGAATCTCTCTGACTCTTCGGTTACTAACTTGACTCCTACAACTGTCGCCTCTTCGTCCTCTGTCTCTGTTGCCTCTTATTCGTACGCCTCCTCTTCCGTTTCACTTAACCGGCCTTCCGAGACCCCACCAGGGTCTGGGATCGAATTAGCTTACGGTCATGATTCGGTCATCGCCGTTACTACTGATCCAGTTACCCCGGAAGATGTCCACTCCACTGGCTGGACCGTGGACAGTGGTAAGGTAGAAAGCTCAACCGTCTCTGAAGATGACGTTAGTCAACACGAAGAGTCTACGTTGGGTATAGATACTTTGGACGTTGAGAACGATACCGTTAGTGGTGTAGAATCGCTGCTTGAAAGTTCTACCACTGGCTCATCGAGCGTAAGTACTCCTGGCTCCACGAGTGATATCGAGGAGCCGGTGCCACCGGTGGATGAATCTTCGGCAGAGAATTCGGCAAGTGAAAAGAACACCTCTGACAATACTTCGGACGTAGTGAAGGAAACTCGAGAGCTCTCCCGGGAGGACCTGTCGACAGAACCCGACGCTCCTCCTACTGGCTTGAAAAGTTCCGAGAAATCCGAAGAACTCCAACGGGACTACCCTTTACCGATTTATAATTACGGCCAAGAGGAAGTGGAGATCGTGAAGTTGAATCATGGCGGGGAGTCGGATACCGTGACGAAGACGAGGCTGGATCGGACTAGCAGCTTCGGCAACAGCGTTCCCCGTCTAGGTCAGAACAGTGATTTCCGAGTGATCACCAGAGAGGAAAGCGACGAGGAGTTCCTGCGGGAGTTCGAGAAAAAGTTTCGCGAGGATGATACACCGACGGACCAGGAAGAGGCCCCGAAAGATACTCATATTCCTCCTAACGTCCCGGTTGAACCTAACCCGCCATTAACCCAGCAAGTGAAAATCATCGAGGTGCCGGTTGATCGGTCTCACCCATCACCTTCATCCGCCTCATCGGCATCATCGGCATCATCGTCGCCGCATCGTGTGCTTGTGAACATAACCATCGCTTCGAGCGACTCATCCTCGAAGCCGCTTTACGTGCTCTCCGTGTCCGTGCCCACGGACGGCGCTCACCAGACGCCCGAAGTTCACCAGCGGGAGGAATCGGGCTCGAATGTGGTTTCTAACACGAATGATAACAAACTGCCCCCGCCGCCGCAGCCTCCTTCGTCGCCGCCACCCCCTCTGTGGGCGGGCGGCGAGTGCGAGTGCTCCTGCCCGTGCATGGGCTCCGCTTCTGACGAGTGGGACAATTTTTCAGCAATCGACGAGAACAACGAGCATGAGATAGTTAACTCGAGTCTGTCTGTAGAGCCAAACAAGATggcggaggaggaggtggTGAAAGAGAATTTCTCGACCACCGAGGAAAATGGCGGATCTACCGATTGGACCACCGCGAATTACGACACTGAATCGAGCAGCGTCGACTTGTCGTGTTCTGGGTCCACCCCGTTACCCCCAGAACCCACTATACTGATCCTGGAAG GTGCCAGAACTTTCCCAGCCAGGTCTTTCCCACCTGACGGCACGACTTTCGCTCAGGTCGGTCTTGGCCAGAAGCTGAGCAAAGAAATTCCACCGTACAGCTACTGGAACATGCAATTCTACCAATCGGAAGCCGCGTACGTGCGGTTTGACTACAATATCCCACGTGGCGCGAGCATCGGCGTATACGCGCGGAGGAATGCCCTTCCCACGCACACGCAATACGATCTGCTGGAGGTGTTAAGCGGCTTCAAGGCGAGGACCACTCGGGCGTCCCATGTTAGTGTTATT CCTTCGATCAAGAAAGAAGTGACTCACTATATGGAGCCTGGTCATTGGTTTCTCTCGTTGTACAATGATGATGGAGATCCACAGGAGGTGTCTTTTATAGCCATAATCGCTGAAGATATGACGCACAATTGTCCTAACGGGTGCAGCGGAAAGGGTGAATGTTTGCTGGGTCACTGTCAATGCAATCCTGGCTTCGGTGGAGAGGATTGCAGCGAAAGTGTCTGCCCGGTTCTCTGTAGCCAGCGTG GAGAATACATAAACGGAGAGTGTCAGTGCAACCCCGGCTGGAAAGGGAAGGAGTGTTCCCTGCGCCACGACGAATGTGAAGTGCCCGATTGCAATGGACATGGCCACTGCACCAACGGGAAGTGTAATTGCGTGCGCGGTTATAAAGGAAAGTACTGCGAGGAAGTGGACTGTCCTCACCCAACCTGTTCCGGTCACGGTTTCTGCGCCGAAGGTACTTGCATCTGTAAGAAAGGATGGAAAGGTGCGGATTGCAGTCAAATGGACAAGGAAGCACTGCAGTGTCTACCAGACTGCAGCGGACATGGGAACTTTGATCTTGAGACGCAGACCTGCCTATGCGAGCCTATGTGGTCTGGCGATGACTGTTCGAAAG AATTATGCGATCTGGACTGTGGGCCCCACGGCCACTGCGTGGACAATGCCTGCGACTGCCTGCCCGGATGGTCCGGCGAATTGTGCAATTTGAAGCAATGCGATCCAAGATGCAATGAACATGGTCAATGCAAGAATGGAACATGCTTGTGCGTGACTGGGTGGAACGGGAAACATTGTACCATGGAAGGTTGCCCGAATTCGTGTTCTGGTCATGGCCAGTGCAGAGTCAGCAACGATGGCCAGTGGGAGTGCAGGTGTTACGACGGCTGGGATGGCAAAGACTGCAACGTGCTTCTTGAACAGAATTGCAACGACGGAAGAGACAACGATAAAG ACGGTCTGATCGATTGCGCGGATCCGGAATGTTGCTCGAATCATATATGCCGTAGCAGTCAGCTTTGCGTGTCGGCCCCGAAGCCGATCGATATACTTCTGCGAAAGCAACCGCCGGCTATCACCGCTTCCTTCTTCGAGaggatgaaatttttaatcgaCGAGGGTAGTTTGCAGAACTACGCCCGACAAGAAACCTTCAACGAGAG TATGTTCTGGAATCACTTCAATACAAG CCGTTCGGCCGTCGTTCGTGGCCGAGTTGTCACGCACCTTGGCACCGGACTAATGGGAGTACGAGTTAGCACCAGTACACCCCTGGAAGGTTTCACTCTGACGAGAGACGACGGTTGGTTCGATCTCTTGGTGAACGGTGGAGGCGCGGTCACCCTGCAGTTTGGCAGGTCGCCCTTCAAGCCGCAAAGCCACATAGTCTTTGTACCTTGGAACGAG GTGGTAATTATCGACAAGATCGTGATGAGCACCGCTGAGGAGAAGCAACCCTTCCATGTCCCTCATGCCTGTGCCGCCCACGACTACGACCTAATGAAGCCGGTGGTCTTGGCCACTTGGAAGCACGGCTTTCAGGGCGCTTGTCCTGACAAGAGCGCCATTTTAGCAGAGTCCCAGGTCATCCAAGAGAGTCTTCAAATACCAGGCACTGGTTTGAACCTTGTTTACCACAGCTCCAGAGCAGCCGGATATTTGTCCACCATTCAGTTGCAACTGACACCCGAAGTCATTCCACCGACTCTTAATTTAATTCACCTGAGAATCACCATTGAGGGCATTCTATTTGAGAAGATATTCGAGGCGGATCCTGTGATCAAGTTTACATACGCGTGGAACCGACTGAACGTATATAGACAACGAGTCTATGGTGTGACTACAGCTATGGTGAAGGTGGGGTATGAGTACAGGGACTGTAAGGACATCATCTGGGACGTGCAAACGACGAAGCTCAGCGGCCACGATATGTCCATATCTGAAGTTGGAGGTTGGAACCTGGACATCCATCACAGGTACAACTTCCATGAAGGCATTCTGCAGAAAGGAGACGGATCGAACATCTACCTAAAGCAGAAGCCTCGAGTAATACTTACAACCATGGGCGATGGGCATCAGAGGCCTCTGGATTGTTACGATTGCGATGGACAGGCCTCCAAGCAGCGACTGCTAGCGCCGGTTGCTCTTGCCACAGCTCCAGACGGCTCCATCTTCGTCGGAGACTTCAATCTCGTTAGGAAAATCCTCGTCGATGGCACTGTCAGGACCGTCGTTCGGCTGAA TGCTACAAGAGTCTCCTACCGCTACCACATTGCCCTGAGTCCTCTGGACGGTTCCCTGTACATCTCTGATCCGGAGTCCCATCAGATCATCCGCGTGCGCGACACTAACGACTATTCCGACCCAGATCACAACTGGGAGACGGTGGTTGGTTCGGGAGAGCGGTGTCTCCCTGGGGACGAAGCTCACTGTGGCGATGGTGCACTGGCTCGGGACGCTAAATTGGCGTATCCCAAGGGGGTCGCCATATCAGCCGACAACGTTCTGTACTTCGCCGATGGGACCAATATTAGGATGGTCGACAGGGACGGTATCATCACCACGGTGATCGGCAATCATATGCACAAGTCGCACTGGAAGCCCATTCCTTGCGAGGGCACATTGAATGTAGAAGAGGTTCATCTGCGGTGGCCCACTGAATTGGCTATTAACCCTCTGGATAATTCCCTTCACATGATAGACGACCATATGGTGCTGCAACTGGCTCCAGATGGTAGAGTCAAGGTGGTAGCTGGTCGTCCTCTCCACTGCGCCTCGCCGTCCTCCTCGTTTGACACCGAGTTGGCGACACACGCTACTCTGGTGATGCCGCAGAGCATCGCATTCGGCCCGTCCGGAAACCTGTACATCGCCGAGAGCGATTCGCAGCGAATCAACCGCGTGAGGGTGATCGGAACCGACGGCAAGATCTCCCCTTACGCCGGCGCGGAGTCGAAGTGCAACTGTTTAGAGCGCGGCTGCGATTGCTTCGAAGCCGACCACTACTTGGCGTCCACTTCCAAGTTCAATACCATCTCCGCTGTTGCCGTATCCCCTGACGGAGTGGTTCACATCGGTGATCAGGCGAACTATAGGATCCGATCAGTGATGGCCAGCATCCCAGACGCCAGTGGCGCCAGGGAGTACGAGATCTACTCGCCGGACACCCAGGAAATCTACGTATTCAACCGATTCGGGCAGCACGTGGCTACTAAGAACATCCTGACAGGGGAGACAGTGTACCAATTCACGTACAATGTGAACACCAGTAATGGTAAACTCAGCACGGTCACTGACGCAGCAGGTAACAAGGTGTTCCTGCTGAGGGACTACAGCAGCCAGGTGAACTCCATCGAGAACACGAAGGGCCAGAAGTGCAGGCTTCGAATGTCTAGGATGAAGATGCTTCACGAGCTGAGCACGCCCGATAACTACAACGTTACGTTCGATTATCACGGGCCCACTGGGCTGCTGAAGACCAAATTGGACAGCACGGGCAGGAGTTTTGTATACAACTACGATGAATTCGGCAGACTAACCAGCGCAGTCACTCCTACGGGCAAGGTAATCAGTCTGACCTTCGATCTTAGCCTGAAAGGAGCTGTGGTGAAGGTGGGGCAAAACAACAGGAAGCCTATTTCGATGCTGATCAAGGGATCCTCGGTTGTTACGAAGGTTGGAGAGGCAGAACAGAGGACTACTGTCCTGGCCGATGGATCCGTTGGCCAGGTAACACCCTGGGCCCATACAGTCAGCACCGATACCTTGCCTTACTCGGTCCTGGCTGAAATCGAGCCTCTGTTGGGTGAGAGCTACCCAGTGCCCGCTAAGCAGAGGACTGAAATTGCTGGAGATTTGGCGAACAGATTCGAGTGGCGATACTTCCTCAGAAAGCTTCAGTCCAACAAAAATAGAGGCAATTCAAAGTCTGTTGCTCAAGTTGGCAGGAAGCTACGGGTTAACGGTGATATTTTGCTGTCTCTTGAATACGACAGAGAAACCAATAGCGTAGCTGTATTTATGGACGATGTAGAGCTTTTGAATGTGACCTACGATAGAACAGCGAGACCAGTGAAATGGGGTCCGAGGAATGGTATCTTCTCTGGAGTGGAATTGGAGTACGACCGCTTCAGTAGACTGACCAGTTGGACTTGGGGGGATATCAGTGAGACTTATGGCTTTGACAGAGCTGGGCGGTTATACGAGATCAAATACAGCGATGGTACGTCTATGGTGTATGCCTTCAAAGACATGTTCAGTAGTCTTCCACTGAAAGTGACTACGCCAAGGGGAAGCGACTACTTGCTACAGTACGATGAAGCTGGGGCATTGCAGTCTTTAACCACACCAAGAGGACACATTCATGCGTTCTCGTTGCAAACTTCGTTAGGATTCTACAAGTATCAATACTACTCGCCCATGAACAGACATCCGtatgaaattttgtataatgaTGACGGGCAGATTTTGGCGAAGGTATATCCACATCAAAGCGGCAAAGTTGCTTATATCTACGACCACACTGGGAAATTGGAGACTACTCTTGCTG GATTATCTTCGATCCACTACACATACCAAGAAACAACGAGCTTGGTCCACAGCATTGACATCAACGAACCAAACTTCGAAATGCGCATTGAGTACAAGTACCATGCTGGTATCGTCAAAGACGAGAAAATCAAATTCGGTAGCAAGAGCGGCCTGGACAATGCTCGGTATCGTTACCAATACGATGGTAATGCAAGAATTTCCAGCATTGAAGTGGACATCAATGGTAAACAGCTTCCTCAGTTACGGCTGAAGTACAACCAGAATTTGGGCATACTGGAAGGAGTCGGTGACCTTAGGATATACAGGAACCTGTTTAACCGATCAGTCATGCAGGACAGTAGCAAGCAGTTCTTCACGGTCACCGATTATGATGAACATGGACGGGTTAAGACTGTCCTTATGAATATTCGGTCACTGGATGTCTTCCGTATGGAGCTGGAGTATGATAATCGTAATCGCATAAAAATGAGGAAGATGTTAATTGGAAAAGATTCCATGGAGAAGGAATGGGCGAAGATAGAAAAGATCACGTATAATGCGGATGGACATGTCCTAGAGGTGGCAGAAACTGAGAACAATTGGCAGTATGCTTATGACGAAAATGGTAACGTGATTGGAGTGACGGAACACAATGAGAAGATTGCTTTGGGTTATGACAGCGGCGATCGTGTGGTCCAATATGGCGACGTTGAGTTCAATTCGTATGATAGCAGAGGATTCGTCGTCATTCGAGGGGAACATAAATACAG GTACAATTCGCGTGGTCAACTGATTCACGCATCAGAGCACAAGAAGTTCCAGATATGGTACTTCTACGACGACCGCGGACGCCTGGTGGCCTGGAACGACGACCGCGAGAACATCACGCAGTTCTTCTACGCGAATCCAAAGACGCCGGACCTGATCACGCACATTCACTTCCCGAAATCCGCGAAAACCTTCCGGTTCCTCTACGACGCCCGCAACTTCCTTATGACAGTGGAAACCTCCGAGCAGAGGTTCTACGTGGCGACGGATCAAAATGGTTCCCCCATAGCATTATTCGACACCAATGGAAATCTGATCAAGGAGATGAGACGCACGCCATTTGGCAAAATCATTAAGGACACCAACCCAGATTTCTACCTGCCCATCGATTTCCATGGTGGACTCCTGGACCCGATCACAAAACTGGTCTACCTGAACAAGAGGTTATATGATCCAACTGTTGGACAATGGATGACGCCAGCCTGGGAACAAATGGCGAATGAACTCACTACTCCGACCGACATTTTCATTTACCGCTTCCGCAACAATGATCCAGTGAACTTCAAACAGAACGTCGAGTACATGACTGACCTCTCCAGTTGGCTGAAATTGTACGGCTACGACATCTCCGCCATGCTGGGCTCGGAGTACATGAAGCACATGGTGTACCAGCCGACCGCTACCGTCACGTCTCCCCAATTAACACCAGACTTCGGCGTCATGTCTGGGTTACAGTGCATCGTGAATCGCGTGCACGAGAAATTCTCCGACCTAGGATTCGTTCCTAAACCTTTGCTGAAACTGGAACCAAAGACGAGGAACCTTCTTCCGCGAGTGGCCCACCGGCGTGCCGTTTTCGGTGAAGGTATCTTGGTATCCCGGATCGGTGGACGGGCGTTAGTCAGTGTGGTGGATGGTGTGAACAGCGTCGTCCAAGACGTGGTCACCTCGGTGTTCAACAACTCCTACTTCCTACCTCTCCACTTCAGTGTGCATGATCAGGATGTGTTCTATTTCGTGAAGGACAACGCGCTGAAGATTCGTGACGATATGGAGGAGCTGCGCCGTCTGGGAGGCATGTTCAACGTGTCTACTTACGAGACCACGGAGCACGGAGTGGGCACTTGGAAGGAATTGAAGCTGCATAACCCGGATGCCGCGGTAGTGATCAGGTACGGGGCTGATCCTGAACAGGAGAGGCATAGGATATTGAAACACATTCATAAGAGGGCCGTGGAAAGAGCCTGGGAAATCGAGAAGCAGTTGGTTATGGCTGGTTTCCAAGGCAGAGGAGACTGGTCAAAGGAGGAGAAGGACGAACTGATCAGCCGGGGGGCAGTGAACGGCTACGAGGGTGTAGATATCCACAGTGTCCACAGATATCCCCAACTAGCCGATGACCCCGGTAATGTTGCCTTCACTAGGGATACGaagaggaaaaggaggaagagtGGGAACAGGCGCAATAGGATTCACAGGCACGACTCGTGA